The sequence below is a genomic window from Lysobacter stagni.
CAGCTTCTGGATGAAGCCGCGGAACAGCGTCTTGTCGAAGAACTCCGGCGCCGCCGGCGCATACAACAGCGACAAACGCTGCGCGGCGAGCTGGCACAGGCTTTCCAGTTCGCCGGCGGTGAGCGTGCCCGGACCGTTCTTCACCAGCACCGAAATGGCGATGTAGTAGCGCTCGAAGGCCTGCTGCAGCGAATGGCCGATGGCGCGCAGGCGGAACACCTCGTCGGTCTGCCCCGCGTTGCGCGCGAGGATGCCGCCCTCGTCGTCGCTGATCCGCTCCAGCAGCCCTTCGCGGATGAACACCTCCACGGTGCGCGTGAGGCGCTGGGCGAACTCGTCCTCGGTCCACGGCAGGAACAGCTCTTCCTGCAGGAACGGGTACACGCTGCGACCCAGGCGCAACACGCCGCCCAGGCTCATGCGGCGGTTGTTCTGGAAACAGCACGCGATCCACGACGCCGCGGTGAACAGGTGCAGCACGTTGTTGCGGAAATAGCTGAGCAGCACCGCCTTGTCGCCGCTCACGCCCAGCACGTCGCCCAGCGGGTGCGAGGTGCGCGAGAGCACGTTGATCTCCTCGCCGTGGGCGACGATCTCCTGCGGCGAATGCGGCGTGACCGTCACGCGGTCCGAGTACGGCAGTTCGGCCAGCAGCGACTTGCTCAGCGCGATCTGCGTCAGCAGGTCGGACTCGCCCATCGCGTGCTTGGGCGTGGACAGCAGCGCCAGCGCGAGCAGGTTGATCGGATTGACGTCGGCGGCGCGGTTGACGTTGACCTGGATCTGGTGCGCCAGGGAGTCGACGGTATTGGAGAACCACGCCGGCTTCTCTTCCTCGCCCACCGGCTGGCCGTCCCAGTCCGGCGCATGCTGGCCGAGCACGTCGTTGAGGCGGATGGGCTCGCCGAAGTTCACCACCACCTGGCCGTAGTTGCTGCGCAGCACCTTGGGGATGCCCATCATCAGCTGCCAGATCGATTCCTTCTCCTTGGGCTTGCCGGAGAGTTCGTCCAGGTAGCTGTTGCCCTCCATCAGCTTCTCGTAGCCGATGTACACCGGCTGGAACAGCACCGGACGCGTGGGCTGGCGCAGGAACGCGCGCAGCGTCATCGCCACCATGCCGCCCTTGGGCGGCAGCAGGCGGCCCGTGCGCGAACGGCCGCCTTCGACGAAGTACTCGATCGAATAGCCACCGGCGACCAGCTGCGCCACGTACTCGCTGAGCACCGCCGAATACAGCGCGCTGCCGCGGATGCTGCGACGGATGAAGAACGCGCCGCCCTTGCGCAGCAGCGTGCCGACCACCGGCAGGTTGAGGTTGATGCCGGCCACGATGTGCGGCGGCACGATGCCGCGCGTGTACAGCAGGTAGCTCAGCAGCAGGTAGTCCATGTGGCTGCGGTGGCAGGGCACGTAGACCACTTCATAGCCGGGCGCGTCTTCCTTGAGCTTGTCCAGGTGGTGGACCAGCACACCGCGGTAGATGCGGTTCCACACCGGCGTCAGCAGGAAGCTGACCGAACGCACGACCGGGTGCGAATAGTCGGCGGCGATCTCGTACGCAAAGGCGTGCGCCTTCTTCCAGGCATCGGCGAGCGAGCTCTTGTCGCGGCCAGCCTGGTCGGCGATGGCTTCCTTCACGGTCGGCGCGGTCAGCACCTGGTCCACGAGCAGGCGTCGCGTCGACAGGTCCGGGCCGATCACCGCCGCTCGGATGCGGCGGAAATGCGTGCGCAGCACGCGCGAAAGCTTGCGCACCGTGCGTTCGGCCGGCAGGCCTTCGTCGACGATCGAGCGCAGGCCCACCGGCGGCGCGAAGCGCACCAGCGTGTCGCGACCGTTCAATGCGATGGCGAGCAGGCGACGGAAGCGGCCGACCAGCGTCCAGTTCTCCGAGAACAGCACCGAGAACCAGCCGCTGCTCTTGTCCGGCGCGCGGCCGACGAAGATCGACACCGGCACCAGCTGCACGTCCAGCGAGGGGTCCTCGCGGTGCGCTTCGAGCAGGCGTGCCAGTGACCCCGAGTGGCTCTTCGGCGATGCCGGGGCCGT
It includes:
- the plsB gene encoding glycerol-3-phosphate 1-O-acyltransferase PlsB, coding for MPAMPKQTPLPFPEADKDATAAPSTTERTDGDAGEPTAGPVAEDAARPAVDPAQTELPIASPTDADRGRRGPRRAGEPRRPWWAKLLGRLMAPWVQLTIEPRNPAAEIPEEWTGRPVCYVLEDYGLSNALILERACREAGLPSPLQPLPGDPLRRKRAYLALSRRNVNTLAQLQQSLGTAPASPKSHSGSLARLLEAHREDPSLDVQLVPVSIFVGRAPDKSSGWFSVLFSENWTLVGRFRRLLAIALNGRDTLVRFAPPVGLRSIVDEGLPAERTVRKLSRVLRTHFRRIRAAVIGPDLSTRRLLVDQVLTAPTVKEAIADQAGRDKSSLADAWKKAHAFAYEIAADYSHPVVRSVSFLLTPVWNRIYRGVLVHHLDKLKEDAPGYEVVYVPCHRSHMDYLLLSYLLYTRGIVPPHIVAGINLNLPVVGTLLRKGGAFFIRRSIRGSALYSAVLSEYVAQLVAGGYSIEYFVEGGRSRTGRLLPPKGGMVAMTLRAFLRQPTRPVLFQPVYIGYEKLMEGNSYLDELSGKPKEKESIWQLMMGIPKVLRSNYGQVVVNFGEPIRLNDVLGQHAPDWDGQPVGEEEKPAWFSNTVDSLAHQIQVNVNRAADVNPINLLALALLSTPKHAMGESDLLTQIALSKSLLAELPYSDRVTVTPHSPQEIVAHGEEINVLSRTSHPLGDVLGVSGDKAVLLSYFRNNVLHLFTAASWIACCFQNNRRMSLGGVLRLGRSVYPFLQEELFLPWTEDEFAQRLTRTVEVFIREGLLERISDDEGGILARNAGQTDEVFRLRAIGHSLQQAFERYYIAISVLVKNGPGTLTAGELESLCQLAAQRLSLLYAPAAPEFFDKTLFRGFIQKLREMKLVWPDENGKLAFDSRLDVWAKDAKFILGRELRHTIEKISPESAKPAPATVAE